One window of the Cryptomeria japonica chromosome 7, Sugi_1.0, whole genome shotgun sequence genome contains the following:
- the LOC131059936 gene encoding serine carboxypeptidase-like 26 → MNGWTEMEMERKTRVTISVLNICLLVFVFVNGDGDGDKNGDRVFDLPGQPDVNFAHYAGYITVNESHGRALFYWFFEAEDEPSSKPLVLWLNGGPGCSSIGYGASIELGPFHVKTNGTGLYLNEYSWNKVANLLFVESPVGVGFSYTNTSSDFLTIDDKFTAEDSYEFLMRWFERFPEYKSHDFYIAGESYAGHYVPQLAELLYDRSGSLSKHPINLIGFIVGNPETDDSYDYEGIADYAWSHAITSDQTYKLVKRVCNFKGDNWTDDCSSAMSSIFAEYYQIDIYNIYAPTCLDSINSGTGARTRDSSSLQNKVSRRLLPGLYGGYDPCFEMYTSKYFNRPDVQQALHANSTGIPFQWSVCNNSLFDLYLTTVHSVLPIYKKLIKAGLKIWVYSGDIDGRVPVVSTRYCIDSLNLTIKEKWHPWYHEKQVGGWFISYEGLTFLTFRGAGHLVPLNKPNNALYVFKTYLNNGNLRIKR, encoded by the exons ATGAATGGGTGGACTGAAATGGAGATGGAGAGGAAGACAAGAGTAACAATTTCAGTGCTCAATATTTGCTTGCTTGTGTTTGTCTTTGtgaatggagatggagatggagataagaATGGTGACAGGGTGTTTGATCTTCCTGGACAGCCAGATGTAAATTTTGCCCACTATGCAGGCTACATTACTGTAAATGAATCCCATGGCAGAGCTTTGTTTTACTGGTTCTTCGAAGCAGAAGATGAGCCCTCCTCAAAACCTTTGGTTCTCTGGCTTAATGGAG GGCCTGGATGTTCTTCCATTGGTTATGGGGCATCCATTGAATTGGGCCCCTTTCATGTTAAAACAAATGGAACAGGCCTTTACTTGAATGAATATTCCTGGAACAAAG TAGCCAATCTATTGTTCGTGGAATCCCCAGTAGGTGTTGGGTTTTCATATACCAATACTTCTTCTGATTTTCTCACCATAGATGACAAATTCACTG CTGAGGATTCATATGAATTCCTTATGAGATGGTTTGAAAGATTTCCAGAGTATAAATCCCATGACTTCTATATAGCAGGGGAAAGCTATGCAG GTCATTATGTACCTCAGCTTGCAGAGCTTCTGTATGACCGCAGTGGAAGCCTTTCCAAACACCCTATCAATCTTATTGGCTTCATT GTGGGCAATCCTGAAACAGATGACTCCTATGACTATGAGGGAATAGCAGATTATGCTTGGAGCCATGCTATCACCTCTGATCAAACTTACAAGTTGGTTAAAAGAGTATGCAATTTCAAAGGTGACAACTGGACAGATGATTGCAGCAGTGCCATGAGTTCCATCTTTGCCGAGTATTATCAGATAGACATTTATAACATATATGCCCCTACCTGCCTTGATAGTATAAACTCAGGAACAGGGGCAAGGACTAGAGATTCTTCAAGCTTACAAAATAAG GTATCAAGGAGACTTCTTCCAGGTCTTTATGGTGGATATGACCCATGTTTTGAAATGTACACAAGCAAATACTTTAACAGGCCTGATGTACAGCAGGCTCTCCATGCAAACAGTACAGGGATTCCTTTCCAATGGTCTGTTTGCAA CAATTCACTTTTCGATTTGTATCTTACCACTGTACACTCAGTGCTTCCCATCTACAAGAAGCTCATTAAAGCTGGACTAAAGATTTGGGTCTACAG TGGAGATATTGATGGAAGAGTGCCTGTTGTATCTACAAGATATTGTATTGATTCGTTAAATTTGACCATCAAGGAAAAATGGCATCCATGGTACCATGAAAAACAG GTAGGAGGATGGTTTATAAGCTACGAGGGGCTGACATTCTTGACATTTAGAGGGGCAGGGCACCTAGTGCCATTAAATAAACCTAATAATGCATTGTATGTGTTCAAGACTTATTTGAACAATGGTAATCTTCGCATTAAAcggtaa
- the LOC131059935 gene encoding probable membrane-associated kinase regulator 2 isoform X1, which produces MADYTVSKHRLETQKTHSFSLNSIENDDSQEHPHKDDDNPLFDLDFTLPPDYDCLLKNNSGRCRDDDKEAEELRFSFSFSNSINHNRNQSIFPADDLIYKGHLLPLQVPPSLDMARQHEVGDGKGSLHWGNVNGVKSQFPNLLKTATKLKISLLRFKKSARVGMDLEGECGRSRDSNVQRQSKYFIVKFKMVDLPLFFRFIGDNSRGSKTDESRNWFQRKSEVSHQNFGQCKSNERDKKRVKEVVQKYVKMIKPLYLKICQKYSEKTKHEPIKKSRVANRTIHTGFSGSERIHQKRLSFYDKLKMVYKPSCKEDNSFSSLNPAVPKNYSESTVMELQNAIQGAITHCKRSNYTEDASTSSALEGSPYS; this is translated from the exons ATGGCTGATTATACTGTATCTAAACACAGGTTAGAGACCCAAAAAACTCACTCATTCTCTCTCAATTCCATTGAGAATGATGATTCTCAAGAGCATCCTCATAAAGATgatgataacccattgtttgacTTAGATTTTACTTTGCCTCCGGACTATGATTGTCTCTTGAAAAACAACAGTGGCCGATGCAGAGACGATGATAAAGAAGCAGAAGAATTGAGATTTAGCTTCTCTTTTTCAAACTCCATTAATCATAACAGAAATCAATCCATTTTTCCTGCAGATGATCTGATCTACAAAGGCCACTTGCTTCCACTCCAAGTTCCTCCAAGTTTAGACATGGCCAGGCAGCATGAGGTTGGTGATGGGAAAGGATCTCTGCACTGGGGTAATGTTAACGGGGTCAAGTCCCAGTTCCCCAATTTGCTCAAAACTGCTACTAAGTTGAAGATATCCCTGCTTCGATTTAAAAAATCAGCTAGGGTTGGGATGGATTTGGAAGGTGAATGTGGAAGGAGCAGAGATTCAAACGTGCAGAGGCAGAGCAAGTATTTCATTGTGAAATTCAAGATGGTGGATCTTCCCCTGTTTTTTCGTTTTATTGGAGACAATTCAAGAGGTTCAAAGACAGATGAGAGCAGAAACTGGTTTCAGAGGAAATCAGAGGTCTCCCATCAGAATTTTGGACAGTGTAAAAGCAATGAAAGGGATAAGAAAAGGGTAAAGGAGGTTGTTCAAAAGTATGTGAAGATGATAAAGCCTCTCTATTTGAAGATTTGTCAGAAGTATAGCGAGAAAACCAAGCATGAACCTATTAAGAAATCTCGTGTTGCCAATAGAACTATACACACTGGATTTTCTGGCTCAGAGAGAATTCATCAAAAACGGCTTTCTTTCTATGATAAGTTGAAAATGGTTTACAAGCCTTCCTGTAAGGAGGATAACTCATTTTCTAGTTTGAATCCTGCAGTCCCTAAAAACTATAGTGAGAGCACAGTAATGGAGTTGCAGAATGCCATTCAAGGAGCCATTACCCACTGCAAACGGTCCAATTACACTGAAG ATGCCTCAACCTCTTCAGCTTTGGAAGGTTCACCCTACTCCTAA
- the LOC131059935 gene encoding uncharacterized protein LOC131059935 isoform X2, which translates to MFLISRLTSIERASASMCRADPNQCQSLNASPYLMQSRLGVRKIQVQRTISNTSSLAASSSLSPREWLIILYLNTDDLIYKGHLLPLQVPPSLDMARQHEVGDGKGSLHWGNVNGVKSQFPNLLKTATKLKISLLRFKKSARVGMDLEGECGRSRDSNVQRQSKYFIVKFKMVDLPLFFRFIGDNSRGSKTDESRNWFQRKSEVSHQNFGQCKSNERDKKRVKEVVQKYVKMIKPLYLKICQKYSEKTKHEPIKKSRVANRTIHTGFSGSERIHQKRLSFYDKLKMVYKPSCKEDNSFSSLNPAVPKNYSESTVMELQNAIQGAITHCKRSNYTEDASTSSALEGSPYS; encoded by the exons ATGTTCTTGATTAGCAGGTTGACCAGTATAGAGAGGGCTTCAGCTTCCATGTGTCGAGCAGACCCGAACCAGTGCCAAAGCCTGAATGCAAGTCCCTATCTAATGCAAAGCCGACTTGGGGTTCGAAAAATTCAAGTTCAGAGGACAATAAGCAATACAAGTTCCCTTGCTGCCTCGAGTTCCTTAAGCCCCAGAGAATGGCTGATTATACTGTATCTAAACACAG ATGATCTGATCTACAAAGGCCACTTGCTTCCACTCCAAGTTCCTCCAAGTTTAGACATGGCCAGGCAGCATGAGGTTGGTGATGGGAAAGGATCTCTGCACTGGGGTAATGTTAACGGGGTCAAGTCCCAGTTCCCCAATTTGCTCAAAACTGCTACTAAGTTGAAGATATCCCTGCTTCGATTTAAAAAATCAGCTAGGGTTGGGATGGATTTGGAAGGTGAATGTGGAAGGAGCAGAGATTCAAACGTGCAGAGGCAGAGCAAGTATTTCATTGTGAAATTCAAGATGGTGGATCTTCCCCTGTTTTTTCGTTTTATTGGAGACAATTCAAGAGGTTCAAAGACAGATGAGAGCAGAAACTGGTTTCAGAGGAAATCAGAGGTCTCCCATCAGAATTTTGGACAGTGTAAAAGCAATGAAAGGGATAAGAAAAGGGTAAAGGAGGTTGTTCAAAAGTATGTGAAGATGATAAAGCCTCTCTATTTGAAGATTTGTCAGAAGTATAGCGAGAAAACCAAGCATGAACCTATTAAGAAATCTCGTGTTGCCAATAGAACTATACACACTGGATTTTCTGGCTCAGAGAGAATTCATCAAAAACGGCTTTCTTTCTATGATAAGTTGAAAATGGTTTACAAGCCTTCCTGTAAGGAGGATAACTCATTTTCTAGTTTGAATCCTGCAGTCCCTAAAAACTATAGTGAGAGCACAGTAATGGAGTTGCAGAATGCCATTCAAGGAGCCATTACCCACTGCAAACGGTCCAATTACACTGAAG ATGCCTCAACCTCTTCAGCTTTGGAAGGTTCACCCTACTCCTAA